One Clostridium sp. CM027 genomic window carries:
- a CDS encoding HD family phosphohydrolase gives MKNIRELMKLNKAKSYLIFIVTAIIMYSILVTALVPKKYTINVGSIAKVDIKAPREVENEGATEINRTKAVESVGKKTIKVSVNDKAIENIGKLFSAVSQLNTSKSPENNSVDASKKTLSGEEKIDSLKKSNPIPNFTDENYQTLVNLEIKKAKELEIFLKDTITTLYDITTINENKPEEIILAKGIIATLINNSNFPKEIRTIGMSIANVEVRPNSIYDKKSTDVLIEEARKSVKPVMIKKEQIIVKEGEPITSEQKALLESLGLLDNTSNFEWSLYTSVAALVCLVILLQWFYLYKYHTAIFNDTKKLVMINLLSIIAILLARTLGIISLFVIPLACVPMLMTILIDDEVSIALNILNCILISVAVNFNFEITILAVLNSIVGVMILKKMQQRNDILYSAIYIAIINLMVYLSMGFLLSNSIIDVLKKAGLVYLASLISGVLTIGFLPFFESFFDIVTTVKLLELSNPNHPLLKRLLLEAPGSYHHSVLVANLSEVAAEAVGANPVLARAAAYYHDIGKIKRPYFFKENQLGNDNPHERITANLSTLIIISHVKDGLELAKEFKIPKVIQDIIRQHHGTTLVNYFYITMKNSSDNPDEVKEEDFRYQGPSPESKEAAIIMLSDIVEAAVRSIPNPTKGKVEEMVNKLIKSRLNDGQLNNCDLTLKDLEKIRKAFLKALSGIYHERIEYPMDKWQKDKEHEDKKMRLE, from the coding sequence ATGAAAAATATAAGGGAACTTATGAAGCTTAATAAAGCAAAATCATATTTGATTTTTATAGTTACGGCGATTATAATGTATTCAATTTTAGTAACAGCTTTAGTTCCAAAAAAGTATACAATAAATGTGGGAAGTATTGCAAAAGTAGATATAAAAGCTCCTAGGGAAGTTGAAAATGAAGGAGCCACAGAAATCAATAGAACAAAAGCTGTAGAGAGCGTAGGAAAAAAAACAATTAAAGTTTCAGTAAATGACAAGGCTATAGAAAATATCGGTAAATTATTTTCAGCAGTGTCCCAGTTAAACACTAGTAAATCACCCGAGAATAATAGCGTAGACGCATCTAAAAAAACATTATCGGGAGAGGAAAAAATAGATTCACTCAAAAAGAGCAACCCAATTCCTAATTTTACCGATGAGAATTATCAGACTTTAGTAAATTTAGAAATTAAAAAAGCCAAGGAATTAGAAATATTTCTTAAAGATACGATAACAACCCTTTATGATATAACCACAATAAATGAAAATAAACCCGAGGAAATTATATTGGCAAAGGGGATTATTGCTACACTTATTAATAACTCAAATTTTCCTAAGGAAATAAGAACAATAGGGATGTCTATCGCAAATGTAGAGGTTCGTCCTAATTCAATTTATGATAAAAAAAGTACAGATGTGTTAATAGAAGAAGCAAGGAAAAGTGTTAAACCTGTTATGATTAAGAAGGAACAGATCATTGTAAAAGAGGGGGAACCAATAACCTCTGAGCAAAAGGCACTTTTAGAATCCTTAGGGCTTCTAGATAATACTAGTAATTTTGAATGGTCATTATATACAAGTGTAGCAGCGCTTGTATGTCTAGTAATATTACTTCAATGGTTTTATTTATATAAGTATCATACGGCAATTTTTAATGATACAAAAAAATTAGTTATGATTAATCTTCTTAGCATCATAGCTATACTACTGGCTAGAACATTAGGTATAATTTCTTTGTTTGTAATTCCATTAGCCTGCGTGCCAATGCTTATGACCATTTTAATTGATGATGAAGTATCAATAGCTCTAAATATTCTTAATTGCATTCTAATTAGTGTTGCAGTTAATTTTAATTTTGAAATAACAATATTAGCTGTGCTAAATTCTATTGTTGGGGTTATGATATTAAAGAAAATGCAACAAAGAAACGATATATTATATTCAGCTATATATATTGCAATAATAAACCTTATGGTGTATCTATCTATGGGATTTTTGCTAAGCAATAGTATAATTGATGTTTTAAAAAAGGCAGGACTAGTGTATCTCGCAAGTCTTATATCTGGAGTACTTACTATAGGATTTTTGCCGTTTTTTGAAAGCTTTTTTGATATAGTGACTACAGTGAAACTTTTGGAACTATCAAACCCTAATCACCCACTACTAAAGCGGCTACTTTTGGAGGCTCCAGGAAGTTATCATCATTCTGTGCTTGTAGCTAACTTGTCAGAGGTTGCAGCAGAAGCTGTTGGAGCGAATCCTGTTCTTGCAAGGGCTGCTGCATATTATCATGATATTGGGAAGATAAAGAGACCATATTTTTTCAAAGAAAATCAATTAGGAAATGATAATCCACATGAGAGAATAACTGCAAATTTAAGTACACTTATAATTATTTCTCATGTAAAGGATGGGTTAGAGCTTGCAAAAGAATTTAAAATACCTAAAGTAATTCAAGATATCATTAGGCAGCATCATGGGACGACTTTAGTTAATTATTTTTATATAACTATGAAAAATTCTAGTGACAATCCAGATGAAGTTAAAGAAGAAGATTTTAGATACCAGGGACCGAGTCCTGAAAGCAAGGAAGCGGCAATTATAATGTTGTCAGATATAGTGGAAGCAGCTGTAAGATCAATTCCAAATCCTACAAAAGGTAAAGTTGAGGAAATGGTTAATAAGCTAATAAAAAGCAGACTTAATGATGGACAACTAAATAATTGCGATTTAACTTTAAAAGATTTAGAAAAGATAAGAAAGGCATTTTTAAAAGCGCTTTCTGGAATATACCATGAGAGAATAGAGTATCCAATGGACAAATGGCAAAAAGATAAGGAACATGAAGATAAAAAAATGAGGCTAGAATAA
- the ybeY gene encoding rRNA maturation RNase YbeY, translating to MIFIDNRQNKIEVSSELETVIKNVIEYTLKEEKLFIDNEVSVIFIDNEEIRKINLEHRGIDKITDVLSFPMLHYPENKVFKDVYVNYEFDQSDLYDERLVIGDVALSLEKAKQQSEEFRHSFTRECAYLTVHSILHLLGYDHMEEDPKDIMRKREEEILNNFKISR from the coding sequence ATGATTTTTATTGATAATAGGCAAAATAAGATTGAAGTTTCGAGTGAACTTGAAACTGTTATAAAAAATGTCATTGAGTATACGCTTAAAGAAGAAAAACTTTTTATAGATAATGAGGTAAGTGTTATCTTTATTGACAACGAAGAAATCAGAAAAATAAACCTAGAGCATAGGGGAATAGATAAAATTACAGATGTGCTATCTTTCCCTATGTTACATTATCCAGAAAATAAGGTGTTTAAAGATGTGTATGTAAATTATGAATTTGACCAAAGTGATTTATATGATGAAAGGCTAGTAATTGGGGATGTTGCATTATCCCTGGAAAAAGCGAAGCAGCAAAGTGAAGAGTTCCGTCATTCATTTACTCGCGAATGTGCGTATCTTACAGTGCATTCAATTTTACATCTGTTAGGTTATGACCACATGGAGGAAGACCCAAAAGATATTATGAGAAAAAGAGAAGAAGAAATATTGAACAATTTTAAAATATCTAGGTAG
- a CDS encoding diacylglycerol kinase, protein MKVKKLVDSFNYAIEGIIYSIRTQRNMKIHMLTTIVVLTATFFYDLSKIELLIITMTITMVIVAEMINTAVECAIDATTNFYHPLAKIAKNVAAGAVLVTAINSVLVGYVIFWDRITPFNMTVMLKLKKSDPDMIFFMLVIICIATVIVKAIYGEGTPLRGGMPSGHSTIAFSVATAITLLTNEPLIMVLSYLLAVIVAQSRVDSEIHSILEVVFGGVFGTLLTLLLFKILG, encoded by the coding sequence ATGAAGGTTAAGAAATTAGTTGATAGTTTTAATTATGCTATTGAAGGAATCATATATTCCATTCGCACGCAAAGAAATATGAAGATACATATGTTAACTACAATAGTAGTGCTTACTGCCACTTTTTTTTATGATTTGTCAAAGATTGAACTTTTAATTATTACCATGACTATAACAATGGTCATAGTTGCTGAAATGATAAATACGGCAGTAGAATGTGCCATAGATGCTACAACAAATTTTTATCATCCACTAGCCAAAATTGCTAAAAATGTCGCTGCTGGCGCAGTACTAGTAACCGCTATAAATTCAGTCTTAGTTGGTTATGTGATATTTTGGGATAGAATAACTCCTTTTAACATGACAGTTATGTTAAAACTTAAAAAATCTGACCCTGACATGATCTTTTTTATGCTGGTTATAATTTGCATTGCTACAGTAATAGTTAAGGCAATTTATGGAGAAGGAACACCACTCAGAGGAGGAATGCCTAGCGGTCACAGTACCATAGCTTTTTCAGTAGCTACAGCCATAACATTATTAACGAATGAACCTTTAATTATGGTGTTATCATACTTGCTAGCTGTAATTGTTGCACAAAGTAGGGTTGATTCAGAAATTCATTCTATCTTGGAAGTGGTTTTTGGTGGTGTTTTTGGGACTTTATTAACATTGCTACTATTTAAAATTTTAGGATAA
- a CDS encoding cytidine deaminase yields MDYKKLARIAIDARANAYVPYSKFKVGAAVVTEDGSIYTGCNIENASYGATNCAERTAIFKAVSEGHKKIKAIAIVGDMSTNTYPCGICRQVIVEFATNDIDIILVKNEENYIIKTMDEILPGAFTKEDLLK; encoded by the coding sequence ATGGATTATAAAAAGTTAGCTAGAATAGCAATAGATGCTAGAGCAAATGCATATGTGCCATATTCGAAATTCAAGGTAGGCGCAGCAGTTGTTACTGAAGATGGGTCAATATATACTGGATGCAATATTGAGAATGCTTCCTATGGAGCTACTAATTGTGCCGAAAGGACAGCAATTTTCAAAGCTGTATCTGAGGGGCATAAAAAAATCAAGGCTATTGCTATAGTTGGAGATATGTCAACTAATACCTATCCATGTGGTATTTGCAGACAAGTTATAGTAGAATTTGCCACAAATGATATTGATATTATATTAGTAAAAAATGAAGAAAATTATATAATTAAGACTATGGATGAAATTTTACCAGGTGCTTTTACTAAAGAAGATTTATTAAAGTAA
- the era gene encoding GTPase Era, translating into MFKSGYVTIIGRPNVGKSTLINYIMGEKLSIVSNRPQTTRNNIQTILTTKESQIIFVDTPGMHKPRHKLGEYMVKVAKQSASEVDVILFITTPGDEIDKGDMHILEQFKDTKIPVFLLVNKIDENTQERVAKTIQGYSEYFNFKEIIPIAAIKGKNIDIVTKLVEEHIPEGPLYYPEDMITDQQERFIITEIIREKALKLLSQEVPHGIAVEIISMKRDKKEIYNIEVNLLCEKDSHKGIIIGKGGKTLKQISTYARQDIMKLLGENIHLRLWVKVKKEWRDTSSILKELGYK; encoded by the coding sequence ATGTTTAAATCGGGATACGTAACTATTATAGGACGACCTAATGTAGGAAAATCTACATTAATAAATTATATTATGGGGGAGAAATTATCAATTGTGTCTAATAGACCCCAAACTACAAGAAATAACATACAAACCATTTTAACTACTAAAGAATCTCAAATAATATTTGTAGATACTCCAGGAATGCATAAACCTAGACATAAACTAGGAGAATATATGGTTAAAGTAGCAAAGCAATCTGCTAGTGAAGTAGATGTTATATTATTTATAACTACGCCAGGAGATGAAATTGATAAAGGTGATATGCATATTCTTGAACAATTTAAAGATACTAAGATACCCGTGTTTTTATTAGTTAATAAGATTGATGAGAATACTCAAGAGAGGGTAGCTAAAACTATTCAAGGTTATTCTGAGTATTTTAATTTTAAAGAAATAATACCAATTGCAGCTATAAAAGGTAAAAATATTGATATAGTTACTAAACTTGTAGAAGAGCACATTCCAGAGGGACCTTTATATTACCCAGAAGATATGATTACAGATCAGCAAGAAAGATTCATTATTACTGAAATTATAAGAGAAAAAGCTTTGAAATTATTATCGCAAGAAGTGCCTCATGGAATAGCAGTAGAAATTATTTCTATGAAAAGAGATAAAAAAGAGATCTACAATATTGAAGTTAACTTGCTTTGCGAAAAAGATTCTCATAAGGGAATAATAATTGGAAAAGGTGGAAAAACCTTAAAACAAATTTCTACTTATGCAAGACAAGATATAATGAAATTATTAGGAGAAAACATACATCTGAGATTATGGGTAAAGGTAAAGAAGGAATGGAGAGATACTTCGAGTATTTTGAAAGAGTTAGGATATAAATAG
- the recO gene encoding DNA repair protein RecO encodes MGDDFLSILKTRAIVIKTQEFKETDKLVWLFTEEFGKITAIAKGARKNKSRYISSTLPCCYGEFVLFKGKNLYTINEITIIDSFQQLLRDLDTITYASYFNELIDITMENEEVNKELFINLVTAFYFIKNDVMDIEVLARTFEIRILKATGYALNFNYCVKCRKKITMSNNIDLISYGPICKECEKLNSIYISNPTYNTLKFLNNFGMDKINRIIVSKTSKLELYKILSFIISQNYTRKPKSLEMFNYLMTFQKESRPLL; translated from the coding sequence ATAGGGGATGATTTTCTGTCAATTTTAAAAACTAGGGCCATTGTTATAAAGACACAAGAGTTTAAAGAGACTGACAAGTTAGTTTGGCTTTTTACTGAAGAATTTGGAAAAATAACAGCCATAGCAAAGGGAGCCAGAAAAAATAAAAGCAGATATATATCATCGACCTTACCTTGCTGCTATGGAGAATTTGTGCTTTTTAAAGGGAAAAATTTATATACAATAAATGAAATTACAATTATAGATTCTTTTCAGCAATTATTAAGGGACCTAGATACAATTACTTATGCCTCGTATTTTAATGAATTAATTGATATAACAATGGAGAATGAAGAGGTTAATAAAGAACTTTTTATAAATTTAGTTACTGCCTTTTATTTCATAAAAAATGACGTTATGGATATAGAAGTCCTAGCCAGAACTTTTGAAATAAGAATTCTAAAGGCAACAGGTTATGCATTAAATTTTAACTACTGCGTTAAATGTAGAAAAAAAATAACCATGTCTAATAACATTGATTTAATATCTTATGGTCCAATTTGTAAAGAGTGTGAAAAATTAAATAGTATATATATTTCAAATCCTACATATAATACATTAAAATTCTTAAACAATTTTGGTATGGATAAAATTAATAGAATTATTGTTTCAAAAACATCCAAGCTCGAGTTGTATAAAATTTTATCCTTTATTATTTCCCAAAATTATACACGTAAGCCGAAGAGCTTAGAAATGTTTAATTACTTAATGACATTTCAAAAGGAAAGTCGCCCACTTTTATAA
- a CDS encoding DUF4342 domain-containing protein, with protein sequence MAEITLEKIDIVKERTGVTYTDAKEALEECDGDVVNALIYIEAKQKKTEKFNMKEMYTTKDEFVTWIKNTARKGTVTRIKIKKDETVIIDIPVNAGIAAGLVGLYMPSLIGIGLLTAVITKVNIEITKEDGSVEFINTIIKNTVEEVKGKVSDISEDVIEKINETKDSLSKGSKDIKDSNNENVYQYTVKFDEQKKEEEKSN encoded by the coding sequence ATGGCAGAAATTACACTAGAGAAGATTGATATTGTTAAAGAACGAACAGGAGTTACGTACACTGATGCTAAGGAAGCATTAGAAGAATGTGATGGTGATGTAGTTAATGCTTTGATTTATATCGAAGCAAAACAAAAAAAAACTGAAAAATTTAATATGAAAGAAATGTACACGACTAAGGATGAATTTGTAACTTGGATAAAAAATACAGCACGAAAAGGAACTGTAACAAGAATAAAAATAAAAAAAGATGAAACTGTGATTATAGATATACCTGTTAATGCTGGTATTGCAGCAGGTCTCGTTGGATTATATATGCCCTCTTTAATTGGCATAGGATTATTAACAGCAGTAATCACAAAGGTTAATATTGAGATAACTAAAGAGGACGGTTCTGTGGAGTTTATTAATACTATTATTAAAAACACAGTTGAAGAAGTAAAAGGCAAAGTGAGTGATATAAGTGAAGATGTAATAGAAAAAATTAATGAAACAAAAGACAGTCTTAGCAAAGGTAGCAAAGATATCAAAGATAGCAATAATGAAAATGTATATCAATATACTGTTAAATTTGATGAGCAGAAAAAAGAAGAAGAAAAGAGTAACTAA
- the ppdK gene encoding pyruvate, phosphate dikinase, whose protein sequence is MENRKYVYLFSEGNMSMKNLLGGKGANLADMTSLGIPVPQGFTVTTEACNKYYEDGQLIASEIIHEIHAKMAELENITGKKFGSLENPLLVSVRSGARASMPGMMDTILNLGLNDDTVEVMAKLTNNPRFAYDSYRRFIQMFADVVMNIEKRNFENMMDKMKEEKGVKFDTELDASDLKELVKQFKEFYKEYKREEFPSDPKSQLIEAVSAVFRSWDNPRANVYRRLNDIPGNWGTAVSVQEMVFGNKGETSGTGVAFSRNPSTGEKRIYAEYLMNAQGEDVVAGIRTPQDISQLEKDMPKVYEEFMGIVKTLETHHKDMQDMEFTIEDGKLYFLQTRNGKRTVQAALKIAVELVEEGMLSKKEAIMKVEPKQLDTLLHPNFDAKELKKAIVIAKGLPASPGAACGKVYFTAEDAKIKHEAGNKVILVRLETSPEDIEGMVAAEGILTVRGGMTSHAAVVARGMGTCCVAGCSDLKVNEEAKSFQIGQTIYNEGDFISMDGSTGNVYAGTIKTVEPEINGYFEIFMGWADEIRRLKVRTNADTPRDAAQAVKYGAEGIGLCRTEHMFFDADRIMVIREMIVAKDEDSRRLALQKLLPMQREDFIGIYEEVEERPTTIRFLDPPLHEFLPHADEDIKELARDMGITFAELKATVESLHEVNPMMGHRGCRLAVSYPEIAEMQTRSVIEAAIDVKTRKGYNIVPEIMIPLVGEVRELKYVKDIVVRVADQIIAELGIDLKYMVGTMIEIPRAALTADLIAKEADFFSFGTNDLTQMTFGFSRDDAGNFLKHYYEKKVYEFDPFQKLDQTGVGKLVKMAADLGREANPGIKLGICGEHGGDPSSVEFCHNVGLDYVSCSPFRVPVARLAAAQAEINNPRKK, encoded by the coding sequence ATGGAAAACAGAAAATATGTATACTTATTTAGTGAAGGTAATATGTCAATGAAAAACCTTTTAGGTGGGAAAGGTGCAAATCTTGCAGATATGACAAGTCTTGGGATTCCAGTTCCACAGGGATTCACAGTAACTACAGAAGCTTGTAATAAATACTATGAAGATGGTCAATTGATCGCATCCGAGATTATTCATGAAATTCATGCTAAAATGGCTGAACTTGAAAACATTACAGGAAAGAAGTTTGGAAGTTTAGAAAATCCATTACTTGTATCAGTTAGATCTGGGGCAAGAGCATCGATGCCTGGTATGATGGATACGATCTTAAATCTTGGATTAAATGATGATACAGTAGAAGTTATGGCAAAATTAACGAATAATCCAAGATTTGCTTATGACTCTTACAGAAGGTTTATCCAAATGTTTGCTGATGTTGTTATGAATATTGAAAAAAGAAACTTTGAAAACATGATGGATAAAATGAAAGAAGAAAAAGGCGTAAAATTTGATACAGAATTAGATGCGAGTGACCTAAAAGAATTAGTTAAACAATTTAAAGAATTCTACAAAGAATATAAACGTGAAGAATTTCCAAGTGATCCTAAAAGTCAGTTAATAGAGGCTGTTTCGGCAGTATTTAGATCATGGGATAATCCTCGTGCAAATGTATATAGAAGATTAAATGATATTCCAGGAAATTGGGGAACTGCGGTAAGCGTTCAAGAAATGGTATTTGGTAACAAAGGAGAAACATCAGGAACGGGTGTTGCTTTCTCAAGAAATCCATCTACAGGAGAAAAAAGAATATATGCTGAGTACTTAATGAATGCACAAGGGGAAGACGTTGTTGCAGGGATAAGAACACCACAAGATATATCACAACTTGAAAAAGATATGCCAAAAGTATATGAAGAATTCATGGGAATTGTTAAGACCCTCGAAACTCACCACAAAGATATGCAAGATATGGAGTTTACAATAGAAGATGGAAAATTATACTTTTTACAAACAAGAAACGGTAAGAGAACGGTGCAAGCCGCATTAAAAATTGCGGTAGAACTCGTTGAAGAAGGAATGTTATCAAAGAAAGAAGCTATAATGAAGGTTGAGCCAAAACAACTAGATACATTACTCCACCCTAACTTTGATGCAAAAGAATTAAAGAAAGCTATAGTAATAGCTAAAGGCTTACCAGCATCTCCTGGAGCTGCCTGTGGAAAAGTTTACTTTACGGCTGAAGATGCAAAAATTAAACATGAAGCTGGAAATAAAGTTATCCTTGTAAGGCTTGAGACCTCACCAGAAGACATCGAAGGTATGGTTGCTGCAGAAGGTATCTTAACAGTGAGAGGTGGAATGACATCGCACGCTGCGGTTGTTGCAAGAGGAATGGGGACTTGTTGTGTTGCTGGATGCTCAGACTTAAAAGTTAATGAAGAAGCTAAGAGTTTCCAAATTGGACAAACGATATATAATGAAGGCGACTTTATTTCAATGGATGGAAGTACAGGAAATGTATACGCTGGAACAATTAAAACGGTTGAGCCTGAAATAAATGGTTATTTTGAAATATTTATGGGCTGGGCTGATGAAATAAGAAGATTAAAAGTTAGAACTAATGCCGACACTCCAAGGGATGCTGCTCAAGCAGTTAAATATGGAGCTGAGGGTATAGGACTATGTAGAACAGAGCATATGTTCTTTGATGCCGATAGAATAATGGTTATAAGAGAAATGATTGTTGCTAAAGATGAAGATTCAAGAAGATTAGCATTACAAAAATTATTACCAATGCAAAGAGAGGACTTTATAGGAATCTATGAAGAAGTTGAAGAAAGACCAACTACAATCAGATTTTTAGATCCACCGCTACATGAATTTTTACCGCATGCTGATGAAGATATAAAAGAATTAGCAAGAGACATGGGAATAACTTTTGCAGAGTTAAAAGCTACTGTTGAATCATTGCATGAAGTTAACCCAATGATGGGACATAGAGGATGCAGACTTGCAGTATCATATCCTGAGATAGCTGAGATGCAAACTAGATCGGTTATTGAAGCAGCTATAGATGTTAAAACTAGAAAAGGATACAATATTGTTCCAGAAATAATGATTCCTTTAGTTGGGGAAGTTAGAGAATTAAAATATGTTAAAGATATAGTAGTAAGGGTAGCTGATCAAATCATAGCTGAGTTAGGCATTGATTTAAAATACATGGTTGGTACAATGATTGAAATACCAAGAGCCGCACTTACAGCTGATTTAATAGCAAAAGAAGCAGATTTCTTCTCATTTGGAACAAATGACTTAACGCAAATGACTTTTGGATTTTCAAGAGATGATGCTGGAAACTTCTTAAAACATTACTATGAAAAGAAAGTTTATGAATTTGATCCATTCCAAAAATTAGATCAAACAGGAGTAGGCAAACTCGTCAAAATGGCAGCTGATCTTGGACGAGAGGCTAATCCAGGTATAAAACTTGGGATATGTGGAGAACATGGTGGAGATCCATCTTCTGTTGAATTCTGTCATAATGTAGGACTTGATTATGTATCATGTTCACCATTTAGGGTTCCGGTTGCAAGACTTGCAGCGGCTCAGGCTGAAATAAATAATCCGAGAAAAAAATAA
- a CDS encoding CotS family spore coat protein: MPSTAKNFNNINLLSAENVKRHILPQYNLTNADITQIKFKDTDKQRAVYKVQDFGKCYCLKKVYYSINDLLFVYSAIEWLYRNNIHVPRILPTNTNNRFVNYNNMLFILTPWINGIKCDYDNINHILLCSTNLANMHKVSINFMPIYGSSIKEDFSPLSPSIYKHYEGLLNSSNLAYKYNDAFSNLYLNHFETSSKLAKYSANIAYDINPNNLTKSLCHLDYVNKNIIFDTNNEIWVIDFDKCRNDFCAHDISYCLRRLLKRDSTKWDLELAINFLELYDKILPLTLDDYKYIFVYLAFPQRYWKISRDYYGNINKCNKKAFLRLLDNATNNNEYQLDFVEKFKTYIKNKFKIT, encoded by the coding sequence ATGCCATCTACGGCTAAAAACTTTAATAACATAAATTTATTGTCTGCCGAAAATGTAAAAAGACACATTCTGCCTCAATATAACTTAACTAATGCTGATATCACGCAAATCAAATTTAAAGATACAGATAAACAAAGGGCTGTATATAAAGTGCAAGACTTTGGTAAATGCTATTGTTTAAAAAAAGTTTATTATTCTATAAACGATTTATTATTTGTATACTCAGCTATAGAATGGTTATACAGAAATAATATCCATGTACCTCGCATACTTCCTACAAACACAAATAACAGATTTGTAAACTATAATAATATGTTATTTATACTCACCCCCTGGATTAATGGTATAAAATGTGATTATGATAATATTAATCATATTCTATTATGTAGTACCAACCTTGCAAATATGCATAAAGTCAGCATTAACTTTATGCCTATATATGGAAGTTCCATAAAAGAGGACTTTAGCCCTTTGAGCCCTTCCATATATAAACACTATGAAGGCCTTCTTAATTCCTCTAATTTGGCTTATAAATATAATGATGCCTTTTCAAATCTATATCTTAATCATTTTGAAACAAGTAGTAAGCTAGCTAAATATTCTGCAAACATTGCTTATGATATCAACCCCAATAATCTTACAAAATCATTATGCCACCTTGACTATGTTAATAAAAATATTATATTTGATACTAATAATGAAATATGGGTAATTGATTTTGATAAATGTAGAAATGACTTTTGCGCCCATGATATTTCCTATTGTTTAAGGCGCCTACTGAAAAGAGATAGTACAAAATGGGATTTAGAGCTAGCAATAAATTTTTTAGAATTATATGATAAAATCCTACCTTTAACCTTGGATGATTACAAATATATTTTTGTTTATTTGGCTTTCCCCCAAAGATATTGGAAAATATCAAGAGATTATTATGGTAATATTAACAAATGTAATAAAAAAGCCTTCTTACGCCTGCTAGATAACGCAACTAACAATAATGAATATCAATTAGATTTTGTTGAAAAGTTTAAAACGTATATTAAAAATAAATTTAAAATAACATAA
- a CDS encoding deoxyguanosinetriphosphate triphosphohydrolase, producing MDIRKKIETNEGNSIIRYGALSLNSKGRKVLEDKDEVRTCYMVDRDRIIHSKSFRRLKHKTQVYIKTSSDHYRTRLTHTLEVAQIAKTIGRGIGLNEDLIEAIAMGHDIGHVPFAHNGEEVFNDILPQGFRHNENSIRVLTKIEKLGAGLNLSAEVLDGILNHSGFSSKIGKASTLEGQVVRYSDKIAYVNHDIDDSIRAGLLTEAMLPPGAIEVLGANHGKRIDTLVKDCIYNTINNLDIGDIGVSLSEGVGSALGELRNFMFENIYKGEILKAERQKSQFVVTHVFKHYYNNPLAMPDFYKSIVKYEGLHIGVADYISGMSDDYCLMLFNDLYVPRVVIY from the coding sequence ATGGATATTCGCAAAAAAATAGAAACTAATGAAGGTAATAGCATTATACGATATGGGGCGTTATCTCTAAACTCAAAAGGAAGGAAAGTATTAGAGGATAAGGATGAGGTAAGAACCTGTTATATGGTGGATAGAGATAGGATAATACATAGTAAATCATTTAGAAGATTGAAGCATAAAACTCAAGTATACATAAAGACTAGTAGTGATCACTATAGAACAAGATTAACACATACCTTAGAAGTTGCACAGATAGCTAAAACTATAGGGAGAGGCATAGGCTTAAATGAAGATTTAATAGAAGCTATAGCAATGGGTCACGATATAGGGCACGTACCTTTTGCTCATAATGGTGAAGAGGTGTTTAATGATATTTTGCCACAAGGATTTAGGCACAATGAAAATAGTATTAGAGTTTTAACAAAAATTGAAAAATTAGGTGCTGGTCTTAATTTGAGCGCGGAAGTGCTAGATGGAATTCTCAATCATAGTGGGTTTTCTTCTAAAATTGGAAAGGCTTCAACACTTGAAGGTCAGGTTGTTAGGTATAGTGACAAGATTGCATACGTAAATCATGATATAGACGATTCTATAAGAGCAGGATTGTTAACTGAAGCAATGCTACCTCCAGGTGCTATTGAAGTATTAGGGGCAAATCATGGCAAGCGAATAGATACTTTAGTTAAAGACTGTATTTATAACACCATAAATAACTTAGATATAGGGGATATAGGTGTATCACTTAGTGAAGGTGTTGGAAGTGCATTGGGTGAATTAAGAAATTTTATGTTTGAAAATATATACAAAGGTGAAATCTTAAAGGCAGAAAGACAAAAATCACAATTTGTGGTAACGCATGTATTTAAACATTACTATAATAATCCACTGGCTATGCCGGACTTTTATAAAAGCATAGTTAAGTATGAAGGTCTACATATAGGAGTAGCAGATTATATTTCTGGTATGAGTGATGACTATTGTTTAATGCTTTTTAATGATTTATATGTGCCTAGGGTTGTTATTTATTAA